Genomic DNA from Hyperolius riggenbachi isolate aHypRig1 chromosome 10, aHypRig1.pri, whole genome shotgun sequence:
TGACTTAAGAAGGTCATAAAGATGCAAATTTTGTATCCAGgagtatgcaaattttgtatgacaatgtatgcagcttgaacaagGATCAATCAACTCCTGCAAGCTGCACATATTTATATACAAAACTTGcaaatctgcaaggagtttgtatgttttcctcgtgtctgcgtgggtttgctccgggcactccggtttcctcccacatcccaaaaacatacagataagttaactggcttccccttaaattggccgtagactacaatacatacactacatgatagacatgactatggtagggactagattgtgagctcctccgagagaaagttagtgacaagacaatatactctgtacagcactgcggtagatgttggtgctatataaatactaaataataataatcctactaGTGAAACATCTACTTATTGGGCTTTTCATTCAGCCAAGATAGAtattaaatatatactgtatagtcacaatcagatatgtatatctgattttaaaagtatggtgactgctttattgcagcagctcAAGAAACTGTTTTTTGATTAGTTCATTATTTCATTTCTCTGGAATAGGCACTGCTATTGCTGTATATACACAAGTTatgatgacttatctgagaaatagaacattttatcataatgtttttcttttacagtTTACATTTATCAGGCGTTAGAGTCAGAGAATTTTAGTACAAATCCAACTCCAGGTATAAAATTTTGAATCCAGGTATTTCTGGATAAAAACCAGAGGGGGCGCAGCCCGCCACCCAGAATGGTTTGCAGTAGGTCTCCTTGATTGATAATTATGTCCCATGGTGTATATGTCAGCAGTATCAGTGGGCGTAAGTCTTTTGATGTCTGCTTAGATTTGCTTTAGCCGCaaagcttttcccacactcaggacaagaAAAGGGACGCTCTCCTCTATGAGTTATCTGGTGCTTAAGCAGGCTTCCTTTCTGACCGAagcttttcccacattctgaacacacAAACGGCCGCTCGCCAGTGTGTGTTGTCTGGTGTCTGAGTAGGTTACCTTTGCTACTGAAGCTTCTTCCGCAATCTGAACATGAAAAGGgctgctctcctgtgtgacttctctgatgttcaattaatttctttttacaaataaaacctttcccacactctgaacatgaaaaaggacgctcacctgtgtgaatttTCAGATGCTCACTTAATTTCCTTTTCAGAATgaaacacttcccacactctgaacatgaaaaaggacgctcacctgtgtgacttctttGATGGTCAAGCAACCTTTCTTTCCGAAtaaaacacttcccacactctgaacatgaaaaaggacgctcTCCTATATGAATTTGCTGGTGTCTAAGAAGCTTTCCTTTCCAAAtaaaccctttcccacactctgaacatgaaaaaggaaacACGACAGTGTGAACACTTTGATGGGCAAGGAGGCTTACTTTCTGaatgaaacctttcccacactctgaacatgaaaatggcCGCTCATCGTTGTGCCTTCTCTGATGTCTCACAAGGGTTTGCTTCAAACTAAAGCATTTTCCACACTGTGAACATGAAAATGGCCGCTcatctgtgtgacttctctgatgtctcTCAAGGCTGTGTTTCAAactaaagcatttcccacactctgaacatggaaaAGGACGCTCACCAGTGTGACTTCTCAGGTGGACAACAAGACACGACTTCTTTGTGAAATATTTATCACATTCAGAACATGGAAATATCTTCTCACCTCCATTTCTGACACTACGAGGTTTACCAGAAGATTCCTCAGAACCAGACAGGTCATGTGACTTCTCCTCACGGTGACCTCCTGGAGGGGTATGTAGGCCCACTGGATGATCAGAAGATTCCTCAGGATTACAAGGATCTGGTGGACTATCTGCAGCGTAAAGTCTGTGATGTGTATTTGGAATAATGTGCCTTACTCCTGGAGGATGCTGGGTGATGTCATTATCTCCTGCCGATACAGCAAAACTCCTCTTAAAGTTATTTTCAACACTGTGCCCATCTGCTGGGAAAAAACAAGAACAtgaaaagaaacatccatattctgTCCTCAGAAGTCATGTATGTTCATCTTGCAGAATAAATCTCATATGAAAAGCACCAATATAAGAATTAAAATACTATAAAATGTAACACACAGAGGCATAATACATGAGGTGAAAACACTCATTTGTGGGTTCTATGATGTCAAACTGaaaaatggagatgggccttccatatggtgtacagcctaggttctcaacgtgtgccccagggggtacttctgatggttcaagggggtactcaggcttgatatgctTAACCAGTAATAACAAATTTAGTTTCAGAAAATAATACAGCTTATTTAAATAACACCAAAATTACTATTTTAGGTAATTaatagcaatagtaaatgcttggaaatggtttagaaccaattatcatatactaggattaaatatatatttgtcaaggggtacttggtgagtacagggtcttaaaaggggtacataccaataaaatgttgagaaacacttgtgtacagcatctcctcctcatttgttggtacaatgatgttatactaaggaatggagatgggcctttcatatggtgtacagtatctcctcctcatttgttggtgctatgatgttatactgaggaatggagatgggcctttcatatggtgtacagtatctcctcctcatttgttggtactatgatgttatactgaggaatggagatggacctttcatatggtgtacagtatctcctccccatttgttggtgctataatgttatactgaggaatggagatgggcctttcatatggtgtacagtatccccccccccccccatgttatactggggaatggagatggacctttcatctggtgtacagtatctcctcctcatttgtaggtactatgatgttatagaaAAACCCAAGACTGCACAAACTCAACCTCGTCGTGTAGCCTGCAAACTGCAAAGCAGGAATGACGTCACAACAGTACCAAAttaatgaaaatgaaaaaaatgttccATCACTCAGCAGGCTGCAAAAGTATAACAAACTTTATTGTTGGAAAACACACACTGGGATAAGccaataaaaccaattaaaacaacTGGAGCGCTCCGTGCCCAGACAAGCCGCAAACACACTCACTCAGTCCATCCAAACAGGGGTACCGGTACCAGAACAAGGATTCGGGGTTCTACCCTGCAGGGAAAGAAGCAAGCGGAGTGGAGATGCAGGCTGTCCGGAAAGTGTCAGACTACTAAACCGGGGTGAACAACAACAATGGCTCCTGGGATAACAGCATAGGGTAAGTGATAATCTTCACCCGCATCGCGGGACTCACCACTCTTCCTCCCTATGTCCTCCTCCAAGCGTAGCTGTGCGCACAGCAGGAATCTTCACTCCTTTGCCGGACCTCAATCCGTGAAAGAGAGGTCTCCGGTCGGCAGGACTCCGGCGGCACGCGTGCAATACCAAGGGTGTACCCGGCTGAAGACACTCCAGGCAGCTCCAGTACAGATTGCGGGTTGAGaccccgcccacctacgcgttgcgCCCGCCTTCTACGGGCTTCAACTGGGTGTCCAATTCACCCAGTTGAAGCCCGTAGAAGGCGGGcgcaacgcgtaggtgggcggggtCTCAACCCGCAATCTGTACTGGAGCTGCCTGGAGTGTCTTCAGCCGGGTACACCCTTGGTATTGCACGCGTGCCGCCGGAGTCCTGCCGACCGGAGACCTCTCTTTCACGGATTGAGGTCCGGCAAAGGAGTGAAGATTCCTGCTGTGCGCACAGCTACGCTTGGAGGAGGACATAGGGAGGAAGAGTGGTGAGTCCCGCGATGCGGGTGAAGATTATCACTTACCCTATGCTGTTATCCCAGGAGCCATTGTTGTTGTTCACCCCGGTTTAGTAGTCTGACACTTTCCGGACAGCCTGCATCTCCACTCCGCTTGCTTCTTTCCCTGCAGGGTAGAACCCCGAATCCTTGTTCTGGTACCGGTACCCCTGTTTGGATGGACTGAGTGAGTGTGTTTGCGGCTTGTCTGGGCACGGAGCGCTCCAgttgttttaattggttttattggCTTATCCCAGTGTGTGTTTTCCAACAATAAAGTTTGTTATACTTTTGCAGCCTGCTGAGTGATggaacatttttttcattttcattactatgatgttatactgaggaatggagatgggcctttcatatggagtACAGTAT
This window encodes:
- the LOC137535186 gene encoding gastrula zinc finger protein XlCGF57.1-like is translated as MYVRSDQQSMEEGDMMRTYKEEEEETNVRCDQQSVEEGDMMRTIKEEEEEINVRCDQQSTEECDMMRTIKKEEEEINVRSDQQSMEEGDMMRTSKEEEEEIYVRSDLQSMEDGDIRTIKEEGCSPDISEADGHSVENNFKRSFAVSAGDNDITQHPPGVRHIIPNTHHRLYAADSPPDPCNPEESSDHPVGLHTPPGGHREEKSHDLSGSEESSGKPRSVRNGGEKIFPCSECDKYFTKKSCLVVHLRSHTGERPFPCSECGKCFSLKHSLERHQRSHTDERPFSCSQCGKCFSLKQTLVRHQRRHNDERPFSCSECGKGFIQKVSLLAHQSVHTVVFPFSCSECGKGFIWKGKLLRHQQIHIGERPFSCSECGKCFIRKERLLDHQRSHTGERPFSCSECGKCFILKRKLSEHLKIHTGERPFSCSECGKGFICKKKLIEHQRSHTGEQPFSCSDCGRSFSSKGNLLRHQTTHTGERPFVCSECGKSFGQKGSLLKHQITHRGERPFSCPECGKSFAAKANLSRHQKTYAH